The following coding sequences are from one Bacillus mycoides window:
- a CDS encoding endonuclease/exonuclease/phosphatase family protein has product MKIVAWNAGMAFRKKIDKILPLKANILVISECEKPEKWERSVVQNSTDNFLWEGDNPNKGIGIITLDKRYKIEIHPDYDKKFRYIIPLKVTGEQEFIMFAVWSQKGEKRYSSYIGQIYLALEKYASLLKEPCIIVGDWNSSKVFDHIKRVKTHSEVVEFLEGFGIKSAYHCNTYEKQGQEKSPTYYHRKDKTSSYHIDFLFASEIFLNQLESIEVGSYEEWIEFSDHMPISAEFNR; this is encoded by the coding sequence ATGAAAATAGTTGCATGGAATGCAGGTATGGCATTTAGGAAGAAAATCGACAAAATATTACCGCTTAAGGCAAACATATTAGTAATTTCAGAGTGTGAAAAACCGGAAAAATGGGAGCGGAGTGTTGTTCAAAATAGTACTGATAACTTTTTATGGGAAGGGGATAATCCAAATAAGGGTATTGGAATAATTACTTTAGATAAAAGGTATAAAATTGAAATTCATCCCGATTATGATAAAAAATTCCGCTATATCATTCCATTAAAAGTCACTGGTGAACAGGAGTTTATTATGTTTGCAGTTTGGTCACAAAAGGGTGAAAAACGTTATAGTAGTTACATAGGTCAAATATATTTAGCGTTAGAGAAATATGCTTCTTTGCTAAAGGAGCCATGTATTATTGTAGGTGACTGGAACAGTAGTAAGGTATTTGATCATATCAAAAGAGTTAAGACACATTCTGAGGTTGTTGAGTTTCTTGAAGGGTTTGGGATTAAGAGTGCATATCATTGTAATACTTATGAAAAACAAGGGCAGGAAAAATCCCCAACCTATTATCATAGAAAAGACAAAACAAGTTCTTACCATATTGATTTTTTGTTTGCTTCTGAAATATTCCTTAACCAATTAGAATCTATTGAAGTAGGTTCATATGAAGAGTGGATTGAGTTTAGTGATCATATGCCAATAAGTGCTGAATTTAATAGGTGA
- a CDS encoding GIY-YIG nuclease family protein, with product MLTVEKMLESYGLDLSKNIKIVRHKDEDRIDVVDLYEKGQLELYQKHQKDDVFGECEYVVSFLDFEEGKKAVFIGVYKVLSKSNPKKFITDKLYDWMKPEYKKGNEYYYEMEKIKGFEELEDRIIINWSERTFHMWFAPLKKVKAARKRKQFDIIEIIQKGAIRKFPGFLDFTLTYNDLKKLYDNPDVNSTWCKMLSSVAGIYAILDRETGKLYVGKANAYGGIGKGGIWGRWESYAKTGHGGNKQLIELLENNPERKQDFLFSILRTLPKTITNDEILDIENIYKEKLGTREYGYNTN from the coding sequence ATGCTTACAGTAGAGAAAATGTTAGAGAGTTATGGCTTAGATTTATCTAAAAACATTAAAATAGTTCGGCATAAAGATGAGGATAGAATTGATGTTGTTGATTTATATGAAAAAGGACAATTAGAGTTATACCAGAAACATCAAAAAGATGATGTATTTGGAGAATGTGAATATGTGGTTAGCTTCCTAGACTTTGAGGAAGGTAAAAAAGCTGTATTTATAGGTGTTTACAAGGTGTTAAGCAAATCCAATCCCAAAAAATTCATTACTGATAAACTTTATGATTGGATGAAACCTGAGTACAAAAAGGGTAATGAATACTATTATGAAATGGAAAAAATCAAAGGATTTGAGGAACTAGAGGATCGGATAATCATTAATTGGTCAGAGCGAACATTTCACATGTGGTTTGCACCACTAAAAAAGGTAAAGGCAGCCAGAAAGAGAAAACAATTTGATATCATAGAAATAATTCAAAAAGGAGCAATTCGTAAGTTTCCAGGATTTCTAGATTTTACACTTACATACAACGATTTAAAAAAATTATACGATAACCCTGATGTTAACTCCACTTGGTGTAAAATGCTTTCCTCAGTAGCAGGAATCTATGCAATTTTAGATAGAGAAACAGGGAAATTATATGTAGGTAAAGCAAATGCATATGGTGGAATAGGAAAAGGCGGGATATGGGGAAGATGGGAATCTTACGCTAAAACTGGACATGGAGGTAATAAGCAATTAATTGAGCTATTAGAAAATAATCCAGAACGTAAACAAGATTTTCTTTTTTCGATATTACGTACTTTACCCAAAACAATTACTAATGATGAAATACTCGATATTGAAAATATTTATAAGGAAAAGTTGGGTACACGTGAATACGGGTATAATACGAATTAG